One genomic region from Amaranthus tricolor cultivar Red isolate AtriRed21 chromosome 12, ASM2621246v1, whole genome shotgun sequence encodes:
- the LOC130797084 gene encoding uncharacterized protein LOC130797084 has protein sequence MDKDQEDEIVCLESFFLNDNYQLTTFTFGSQVLELFCLHSASTDFDLTGQLVWPGAVILNEYLSKNAEMLRGLSVIELGSGVGVTGVLCGRFCNKVVMTDHNDEVLKILKKNIDLHSSFEDLPCSDLVAEKLEWGNSEQINAIMQRYPEGFDLVLGADICFQQSSIPLLFNTVKKLLQIRGEGKCKFILAYVSRAKMMDEMVINEALGHGLLTKEVPGTRSVVGNLGVIYEISL, from the exons ATGGATAAAGATCAAGAAGATGAAATTGTTTGCTTGGAGTCATTTTTCCTCAATGATAA TTACCAATTAACCACTTTTACATTTGGGTCTCAAGTTCTTGAGTTATTTTGCCTTCATTCTGCTTCAA CTGATTTTGATCTCACTGGGCAGTTGGTATGGCCTGGGGCAGTGATTTTGAATGAATATCTCTCCAAAAACGCTGAGATGCTTCGAGGACTTTCTGTCATTGAGTTAGGCTCTGGTGTTG GTGTCACCGGAGTACTTTGTGGTAGATTTTGCAATAAAGTTGTGATGACGGATCACAATGATGAAGTTCTAAAG ATTCTGAAGAAAAATATAGATCTACATTCATCGTTTGAGGATTTGCCTTGCTCTG ATTTGGTGGCCGAGAAACTTGAATGGGGGAATTCTGAGCAAATAAATGCAATCATGCAAAGATATCCCGAAGGATTTGATCTGGTTCTTGGAGCTGATATTT GCTTTCAACAATCAAGCATTCCCTTACTTTTCAATACAGTAAAGAAGCTTCTTCAAATTAGAGGGGAAGGAAAATGCAAATTTATTCTTGCTTATGTCTCTCGTGCAAAAAT GATGGATGAAATGGTTATCAATGAGGCTTTGGGACATGGCTTATTGACAAAAGAAGTTCCTGGAACACGTTCTGTGGTTGGAAATCTAGGAGTTATTTACGAGATTAGTCTTTAG
- the LOC130797083 gene encoding probable LRR receptor-like serine/threonine-protein kinase RKF3 gives MSHHLFFPLFSLIFFLLLFSVTSRQNSYRILKSSSSSSSSSCPLNFKDVKPLLQLSNVNPSNDLDSNCASILGVLRIILSEYLNLTGSFYPPLNLAESCWNSYDSAVDSFIPGFKIRSSCGFRTQWISEGCMNISTKSEFEKLVQPDLNDVVSNCNQSLYDSFCATCLTSIATMRISYLTGANNGNISDCTNMPFIYVSGVINQYGPSDPGTAKCLLSLDLSSDENGNSLKKRLLISLISVVSFVGLCCFIGGFFYYLRLKKEKERKARRKRRMGRVGSGSGSNLQSINGSTHLIKYSLDEIKQATNKFHRDNLIGKGGYGNVYKGVLPNGADIAVKRFKNCSAAGDAGFTHEVEVVASIRHVNLVELRGYCVATTNLEGHQRLIVCDLMPNGSLHDHLFGEFASEKKLSWPIRQKIALGMARGLAYLHYGAQPAVIHRDIKASNILLDENFEAIVADFGLAKFNPEGFTHLSTRVAGTLGYVAPEYALYGQLTERSDVFSFGVVLLELLSGKKAILSGNDEQGQPLLVTDWAWSLVRKGHILDVIEEEMPELGSDQIIEKYVLTAVLCSHPQLYARPTMDQVVKILETDLPVPCIPERPISFTAELEDIERSFSNNGFGHFSIY, from the coding sequence ATGTCTCATCATCTGTTCTTCCCTCTTTTCTCTCTAATCTTTTTTCTCCTGCTTTTTTCAGTTACTTCGCGCCAAAATTCTTACAGAATTCTAAAATCttcctcttcatcttcatcatcatcatgtccTCTGAACTTCAAAGATGTAAAACCTCTGCTACAATTATCAAATGTGAATCCCTCAAATGATCTTGATTCAAATTGTGCAAGTATTCTTGGGGTTTTAAGGATAATTCTTTCTGAGTATCTTAACTTAACTGGGTCATTTTACCCACCTCTTAACTTGGCTGAGTCATGCTGGAACTCGTATGACTCGGCTGTTGACTCGTTTATCCCGGGTTTCAAGATTCGATCTTCTTGTGGGTTTCGAACTCAATGGATTTCTGAAGGGTGTATGAACATCTCGACGAAATCTGAGTTCGAAAAGCTTGTTCAACCTGACTTAAACGATGTCGTTTCGAACTGTAATCAGTCTCTGTATGACAGTTTTTGTGCTACTTGTCTTACAAGTATTGCTACAATGAGGATTTCTTATTTGACAGGTGCTAATAATGGTAATATTTCTGATTGTACGAATATGCCATTTATTTATGTTTCTGGCGTGATTAATCAGTATGGACCGTCTGATCCTGGAACTGCTAAGTGTTTACTGTCACTTGATCTGTCCTCTGATGAAAATGGTAATAGTTTGAAGAAAAGATTGTTGATTTCTCTTATTTCAGTTGTGAGTTTTGTTGGGTTGTGTTGTTTTATTGGTGGGTTTTTCTATTATTTGAGGTtgaagaaggaaaaagagagaaaagCTAGGAGAAAGAGGAGGATGGGCCGGGttgggtctgggtctgggtctaATCTTCAATCAATAAATGGAAGTACCCATTTGATAAAATATAGTTTAGATGAGATTAAACAAGCAACTAATAAGTTTCATAGAGATAATTTGATTGGTAAAGGGGGGTATGGGAATGTGTATAAGGGTGTGTTGCCTAATGGTGCTGATATTGCTGTTAAGAGGTTTAAGAATTGTTCAGCTGCAGGAGATGCTGGTTTTACACATGAAGTTGAGGTTGTTGCTAGTATTAGGCATGTAAATCTTGTGGAATTGAGAGGATATTGTGTTGCTACTACTAATTTAGAAGGTCATCAAAGGTTGATTGTGTGTGATTTGATGCCAAATGGGAGTTTACATGATCATCTCTTTGGGGAATTTGCGTCGGAAAAGAAGCTAAGTTGGCCGATAAGACAAAAAATCGCATTAGGAATGGCTAGAGGATTGGCTTATTTACATTACGGAGCTCAACCTGCTGTTATTCATCGCGACATTAAAGCTAGCAATATACTTTTGGATGAAAATTTCGAGGCCATAGTAGCGGATTTTGGGTTAGCTAAGTTTAACCCTGAAGGGTTCACACATTTGAGTACAAGGGTAGCTGGGACATTGGGTTATGTTGCTCCTGAATATGCCCTTTATGGGCAGTTAACTGAGAGAAGCGATGTTTTCAGCTTTGGTGTTGTGTTGCTAGAACTATTGAGTGGTAAAAAGGCCATCTTATCGGGGAATGACGAACAAGGACAACCATTATTAGTGACTGATTGGGCGTGGTCATTAGTACGAAAAGGGCATATATTAGATGTCATAGAGGAAGAAATGCCAGAGTTAGGATCTGATCAAATAATTGAGAAATATGTATTGACAGCGGTTTTATGTTCGCATCCTCAGTTGTATGCTAGGCCTACGATGGATCAAGTTGTAAAGATTTTAGAGACAGATTTACCAGTTCCTTGTATCCCTGAACGACCAATTTCTTTCACTGCTGAGCTTGAGGATATAGAGAGGTCTTTTAGTAATAATGGTTTTGGTCATTTTTCGATTTACTAA
- the LOC130797085 gene encoding Holliday junction resolvase MOC1, chloroplastic: MSRVLRPNLKPYECRTPHFSFSTLPSQISMDSTLSQPHKLQRLILPPNFMNPLSSSSKFYLKPTSLFSKSLKFRFFCTTSHHVENTIEVIQAPNGKPSTKTSTISKINSQILKENWLSSLSINGINSNRNEGVEVNGGLEWVIGVDPDVSGALSLLKFDCNGIISAQVFDSPYVKVSVGKTCRKRLDARSIVQLLQSFDAPVGTTAYLEQSTPFPRDGKLGWWSGGFGYGLWIGVLVASGFSVVPVPSSLWKKEFDLARSTSTKDDSRELAARLFPDLSSMLKRKKDHGRAEALLIAAYGKGLKTKEKECCMSDETWEVLDEL; this comes from the exons ATGAGTCGAGTCTTGCGACCAAACCTAAAACCTTATGAATGTCGAACACCCCATTTCTCTTTTTCCACTCTTCCCTCTCAAATCTCCATGGACAGTACACTTTCTCAACCTCATAAACTCCAACGGCTAATTCTACCACCAAATTTCATGAACCCACTTTCTTCCTCTTCAAAATTTTACCTTAAACCAACTTCCCTCTTCTCAAAATCTCTTAAATTCCGCTTCTTTTGCACTACTTCACACCATGTAGAAAACACCATTGAAGTAATTCAAGCTCCCAATGGAAAACCCAGTACTAAAACTAGTactatttcaaaaattaattcCCAAATACTTAAAGAAAATTGGTTGTCTTCACTCTCAATTAATGGAATAAACAGCAACAGAAATGAAGGAGTTGAAGTAAATGGTGGATTGGAATGGGTTATTGGTGTTGACCCAGATGTTTCTGGTGCTTTATCTCTGTTGAAATTTGATTGTAATGGTATTATTTCTGCTCAA GTGTTTGATTCTCCATATGTGAAAGTATCTGTTGGGAAAACATGTCGGAAACGATTGGATGCGAGGTCCATTGTTCAATTGCTGCAGAGTTTTGATGCTCCTGTAG GTACCACTGCTTATTTAGAGCAATCTACACCTTTTCCGCGGGATGGAAAGCTG GGTTGGTGGTCGGGAGGATTCGGGTATGGATTATGGATCGGGGTCTTGGTTGCTTCCGGGTTCTCTGTTGTTCCAGTGCCATCAAGCTTGTGGAAAAAGGAGTTTGACCTCGCTCGAAGCACCTCAACTAAG GATGACAGTAGGGAGCTAGCAGCACGTCTTTTCCCCGATTTGAGTTCTATgctaaaaagaaagaaggatcaCG GTCGAGCTGAGGCACTGCTCATTGCAGCTTATGGTAAAGGTCTTAAAACGAAGGAAAAGGAATGCTGCATGTCTGATGAAACTTGGGAAGTTCTGGACGAGTTATGA
- the LOC130797144 gene encoding ethylene-responsive transcription factor 5-like — MESLTQNTLTVLKSIEEHLLNDEDSDHHHHHHNLLTSISSSSTSFTSQSYPQNDNCNIEKGSTFNLSFDNSNKDDPFLDYIYSSLAALEGIDYDETFRIYYSKPRVANIKDVRSHAKSNTPHANYIGVRRRPWGRFAAEIRDPNRKGYRLWLGTYNTAIDAARAYDRAAFEFRGSKARLNFPLEVGHWSSISLSSLSSSSSNSNSNSNPTPKIGEEQYSSSKRQRNDNHVDIEHDDDDCLIIDDQPIIKMPRIF, encoded by the coding sequence ATGGAGTCGTTAACTCAAAACACACTTACGGTGTTAAAATCCATTGAAGAACATCTTTTGAACGATGAGGATAGtgaccatcatcatcatcatcacaatCTACTTACCTCGATATCTTCTTCATCAACATCATTTACGAGCCAATCCTACCCTCAAAATGATAATTGTAATATCGAAAAAGGTTCCACTTTCAATCTTTCTTTCGATAATTCAAACAAAGATGATCCTTTCTTAGactatatatactcatcacttgCAGCACTAGAAGGTATtgactatgatgaaacttttcGTATTTATTATAGTAAGCCAAGGGTGGCTAATATAAAAGATGTTAGGAGTCATGCTAAGAGTAATACTCCTCATGCAAACTATATAGGTGTGAGGAGAAGACCGTGGGGTAGATTCGCAGCTGAAATTAGAGATCCTAATCGTAAAGGGTATAGACTTTGGCTTGGTACATATAACACGGCTATTGATGCTGCTCGAGCTTATGATCGTGCTGCTTTTGAGTTTCGAGGGAGTAAAGCTAGGCTTAACTTCCCTCTTGAAGTTGGGCACTGGTCATCTATATCTTTGTCATcgttatcatcatcatcttcaaattCCAATTCAAACTCAAATCCGACACCTAAAATAGGTGAAGAGCAATATTCTAGCTCTAAGAGACAAAGGAATGATAATCATGTTGACATTgaacatgatgatgatgattgtttAATTATTGATGACCAACCAATCATCAAAATGCCTAGAATCTtctaa